In one Bradyrhizobium sp. 4 genomic region, the following are encoded:
- the glmS gene encoding glutamine--fructose-6-phosphate transaminase (isomerizing) translates to MCGIVGILGRGPVADRLIDSLKRLEYRGYDSAGIGTLKGNHIELRRAEGKLRNLETRVRCHPLSGHVGIGHTRWATHGKPTEHNAHPHATDNVAVVHNGIIENFRELRAELKQHGAYFASETDTEVVTHLIDFYLKDGCSPQEAVKASLPRLVGAFALAILFKGQHDLMIGARKGSPLAIGHGEGEMYLGSDAIALAPLTGLITYLEDGDWAVLNRNFSVVYDAQGTVVRREVMKSGASSVLVDKANYRHFMAKEIHEQPEVIGQTLARYVDIATESVALPQELPFDFNEIGHISITACGTAGYAGHVGKYWFERLARIPVELDVASEFRYREAPMRKGDLAIFISQSGETADTLAALRYAKSQGLHTLSVVNVLSSTIARESGTVLQTLAGPEIGVASTKAFTCQLVVLAALAVAAGKARGELPDSDEVDLVRALIEIPRLVTAALAGEPQIEKLARDIAKSRDVLYLGRGTSFPLALEGALKLKEISYIHAEGYAAGELKHGPIALIDESVPVIVIAPCDRVFEKTISNMQEVAARGGKIILITDARGAAEVSMDSLATIVMPEMDTTFTSIVYAIPVQLLAYHTAILMGTDVDQPRNLAKSVTVE, encoded by the coding sequence ATGTGCGGAATTGTCGGCATCTTGGGGCGCGGTCCGGTCGCGGATCGTCTGATCGATTCACTGAAGCGACTGGAATATCGTGGCTATGACTCAGCGGGCATCGGAACGCTCAAAGGAAACCATATCGAGCTTCGACGCGCCGAGGGCAAGCTGAGGAACCTTGAGACACGCGTTCGCTGCCATCCGCTCTCAGGCCATGTCGGGATTGGGCACACGCGCTGGGCTACTCACGGCAAGCCGACGGAGCACAATGCTCATCCCCATGCAACGGACAATGTTGCAGTCGTCCATAACGGCATAATTGAGAACTTCCGCGAACTGCGAGCGGAGCTAAAACAGCATGGCGCCTATTTCGCCTCTGAAACAGACACCGAGGTGGTGACGCATCTCATCGACTTTTATCTGAAAGATGGCTGCTCGCCGCAGGAGGCAGTAAAAGCGTCGCTGCCGCGGCTAGTCGGCGCGTTTGCGCTTGCAATCCTGTTCAAGGGTCAACACGACCTCATGATCGGTGCGCGCAAGGGCTCACCACTCGCGATCGGACATGGAGAAGGCGAAATGTATCTCGGATCGGATGCTATCGCGCTCGCGCCCCTTACCGGCTTGATCACCTACCTTGAGGACGGCGATTGGGCTGTGCTCAACCGCAACTTCAGCGTGGTCTACGACGCACAAGGCACAGTTGTCCGCCGCGAGGTGATGAAATCTGGCGCGTCGTCGGTTCTCGTCGACAAAGCAAACTACCGCCACTTCATGGCGAAGGAAATCCACGAACAGCCAGAGGTGATCGGGCAGACGCTGGCGCGTTACGTCGATATCGCCACCGAGAGCGTGGCACTGCCGCAGGAGCTTCCGTTCGACTTCAACGAGATCGGACATATCTCGATCACGGCTTGCGGTACGGCAGGCTACGCCGGCCATGTCGGCAAGTACTGGTTCGAGCGGCTGGCTCGTATTCCGGTCGAGCTCGATGTCGCCTCCGAATTTCGGTATCGTGAGGCGCCGATGCGCAAGGGAGATCTTGCTATCTTCATCTCGCAGTCCGGCGAGACGGCCGATACGCTGGCCGCGCTCCGCTATGCCAAATCGCAAGGCCTGCATACCCTCTCGGTCGTGAACGTACTGAGTTCGACCATTGCGCGCGAAAGCGGGACAGTGTTGCAGACGCTCGCCGGACCTGAAATCGGCGTTGCCTCGACCAAGGCGTTCACATGCCAGCTGGTCGTCCTTGCGGCGCTTGCGGTCGCTGCTGGCAAGGCGCGCGGTGAATTGCCGGATAGCGACGAGGTCGATCTCGTGCGAGCGCTGATCGAAATCCCACGGCTTGTTACCGCGGCGCTTGCCGGCGAGCCGCAGATCGAGAAACTCGCACGCGACATCGCCAAATCGCGTGACGTGCTATATCTTGGTCGCGGCACGTCGTTTCCATTGGCCCTGGAGGGGGCGCTGAAGCTGAAGGAGATCTCCTATATTCACGCCGAGGGCTATGCGGCCGGAGAGCTCAAGCACGGTCCGATCGCCTTGATCGACGAGAGCGTTCCCGTAATCGTCATTGCTCCCTGCGACCGGGTGTTCGAAAAGACCATCTCGAACATGCAGGAGGTCGCCGCACGCGGCGGCAAGATTATCTTGATAACGGACGCTCGGGGAGCCGCAGAGGTATCCATGGATTCACTCGCGACGATTGTGATGCCGGAGATGGATACGACGTTCACGTCCATTGTTTATGCGATTCCGGTGCAGCTTCTGGCCTACCACACGGCCATCCTGATGGGCACGGACGTCGACCAACCCCGAAATCTCGCGAAATCGGTAACTGTCGAGTAA
- a CDS encoding GDP-L-fucose synthase: protein MASAPFELKGKSVYVAGHRGMVGSAIARRLAREDVQLVTVDRREVDLCNQTGVFEWFAKTRPQVIFLAAAKVGGIVANDTLRAEFIYDNITIAANVIQAAHQNGAEKLMFLGSSCIYPKLAPQPLREVSVLSGPLEPTNEPYAIAKIAGIKMAEAYRSQYGSDFISVMPTNLYGPGDNYHPELSHVVAALIRRFHEAKVAGAKSVAVWGTGTPRREFLYVDDMADACVHLMKSYSGPELINIGTGEDITIAEFARVVAEVVGYSGEIAFDTSRPDGTPRKLLDVSRLASLGWRARTWLVDGMRQTYRAFLAVSGTSDKTRASCSC from the coding sequence ATGGCAAGCGCACCGTTTGAGCTGAAGGGCAAAAGCGTCTACGTCGCCGGCCATCGCGGTATGGTCGGCAGCGCGATTGCGCGCCGGCTCGCGCGGGAGGACGTGCAGCTCGTCACGGTCGACCGGCGCGAGGTCGATCTCTGCAACCAGACGGGCGTGTTCGAATGGTTCGCGAAAACGCGGCCGCAGGTGATCTTCCTCGCCGCCGCAAAAGTCGGCGGCATCGTCGCCAACGACACGCTGCGGGCCGAGTTCATCTACGACAACATCACGATTGCTGCGAACGTGATCCAGGCCGCGCATCAAAACGGCGCCGAAAAGCTGATGTTTTTGGGCTCGTCCTGCATCTATCCGAAGCTAGCCCCACAGCCGCTGCGCGAGGTCTCGGTGCTATCAGGCCCGCTGGAGCCGACCAACGAGCCCTATGCGATCGCCAAGATCGCCGGCATCAAGATGGCGGAAGCCTATCGCAGCCAGTATGGCAGCGACTTCATCAGCGTGATGCCCACCAATCTCTACGGCCCCGGCGACAATTATCATCCCGAATTGAGCCATGTCGTTGCCGCGCTGATCCGCCGCTTCCACGAGGCGAAGGTCGCGGGCGCAAAGAGTGTCGCCGTGTGGGGCACCGGCACGCCACGGCGCGAGTTCCTTTATGTTGACGACATGGCGGATGCCTGCGTGCACCTGATGAAGAGCTATTCGGGACCGGAGCTGATCAATATCGGCACAGGCGAGGACATCACCATCGCCGAGTTCGCCCGTGTCGTCGCCGAGGTCGTTGGCTACAGCGGCGAGATTGCCTTCGACACGTCGCGCCCCGATGGCACTCCGCGCAAGCTGCTCGACGTCAGCCGTCTCGCAAGCCTCGGCTGGCGCGCGAGGACATGGCTTGTAGATGGAATGCGCCAGACCTACCGGGCCTTCTTGGCCGTATCGGGTACATCGGACAAAACGAGAGCCTCATGCAGCTGCTAA